Proteins encoded in a region of the Helicobacter sp. 11S03491-1 genome:
- a CDS encoding prohibitin family protein yields the protein MPIDLNEHLKRKNEQRNNDESPKKNDKNDKPNPSKNGGFRPPNIPQNLLTNKKITGLIAIIIIVLIILLAKPFVVINSGEVGIKVTAGKYDTTPLQPGIHFFVPIIQDIIIVDTRVRTINFSRTEDMGVVGKNQGIFRNDAINVMDSRGLTVSIELTVQYRLNPQTAPQTIATYGLSWEQKIINPVVRDVVRSVVGRYPAEELPTKRNEIASLISSDISKEITKFPNSPVELSSVQLREIVLPQNIKEQIEKVQIARQESERVRYEVDRSKQEAQKAAALAKGEADANRIRAQGVADAIIIEAKAKSQANKSIAQSLSDKLLQLKQIETQGKFNEALKENKDAQIFLTPGGAVPNIWVDSKSKQKNTATTGK from the coding sequence ATGCCTATTGATTTAAACGAACATTTAAAAAGAAAAAATGAGCAAAGAAATAATGATGAAAGTCCCAAAAAAAATGACAAAAATGATAAACCTAACCCGAGTAAAAATGGAGGTTTTAGACCTCCAAATATTCCTCAAAATCTTTTAACAAACAAAAAAATTACCGGTTTAATTGCTATTATTATCATTGTATTGATTATCTTGCTTGCAAAACCATTTGTAGTTATCAATTCCGGAGAAGTAGGGATTAAAGTAACTGCAGGTAAATATGATACCACACCACTCCAACCGGGTATTCACTTTTTTGTACCTATTATCCAAGATATTATCATCGTAGATACACGCGTAAGAACCATTAATTTTTCTAGAACTGAAGACATGGGTGTGGTAGGGAAAAATCAAGGAATTTTTAGAAACGATGCCATTAATGTGATGGATTCCAGAGGTTTAACTGTATCTATTGAGCTTACCGTCCAATACCGCCTCAACCCACAAACTGCCCCTCAAACCATTGCCACTTACGGATTAAGTTGGGAACAAAAAATTATCAACCCTGTGGTACGTGATGTGGTGCGAAGTGTTGTAGGTCGTTATCCTGCAGAAGAATTGCCAACAAAACGGAATGAAATTGCCTCACTTATTAGCTCTGATATTAGCAAAGAAATAACAAAATTTCCAAATTCTCCTGTAGAGCTAAGCTCTGTGCAACTTAGAGAAATCGTATTGCCTCAAAACATCAAAGAACAAATCGAAAAAGTCCAAATTGCCAGACAAGAATCTGAGCGCGTCAGATATGAAGTAGATAGATCCAAGCAAGAAGCTCAAAAAGCAGCAGCTCTAGCCAAAGGCGAAGCAGATGCCAATCGTATCCGTGCTCAAGGGGTCGCTGATGCAATTATCATTGAAGCAAAAGCAAAATCCCAAGCCAATAAAAGCATCGCTCAAAGTTTAAGTGATAAATTGCTACAATTAAAACAGATAGAAACACAAGGTAAATTCAATGAAGCACTCAAAGAAAATAAAGATGCTCAAATTTTTCTCACACCGGGAGGAGCTGTGCCAAATATCTGGGTAGATTCCAAAAGTAAGCAAAAAAATACAGCCACTACCGGAAAATAA